Proteins from one Gimesia maris genomic window:
- a CDS encoding efflux RND transporter permease subunit, whose product MKFPHFFIDRPIFASVLSMVVLLVGSLAYFLLPVAQYPEVALPTVVVRASYPGATPDTISKTVATPLEQEINGVDNMVYMDSQATTDGSMTLTVSFALGTDVDQAQVLVQNRVAIAEPTLPAEVRQIGVTTRKSSPDLMMVIHLYSPDDSRDQLYISNYAYLQIRDILSRLDGVGDIQVFGGTQYSMRVWLDVERLAALDLTPGDAVQAMRQQNIQVAAGVIGQQPLPETKEAFQVNVNTLGRLQTAEEFGEIILKTGEEGRLVRLNDVARIELGATDYSVRSYLGDKNAVALAMFQRPGSNAVATAERIISKVEELSQQFPPGLKHEVIYNPTAFVEESIDEVFSTLWQAGLLVTLTVFVFLQNWRSTIVPTIAIPISLVGTFAVMHAIGFSLNNLSLFGLVLAIGIVVDDAIVVVENVERLIATGLSPRDATRKAMDEVGSALIATTLVLIAVFVPTAFIAGISGQFYRQFAITIAVSTAISTFVSLTLTPAMCALLLRPPRKAADKTASASRYRLIRGLVYLRDLPFYLFNKVFDFTSELYAGIVSRVLRLSFLMLIVYVGLLGLTWFGFTKVPSGFIPAQDQGYLIIAIQLPPGASLNRTDKVTRQITDMALEVPGVSNAVSFVGFSGATRANSSNSAAIFPVLEDAKLRATKGQSVETVLAELRKRVSVIEDANVFVIPPPPVRGIGTGGGFKMQIQDKSGAGMIALQDATNAVINQARQEPGLVQVFTNFTIGTPQYYADIDRTKVRMLDVPISNVFDALQIYLGSSYVNDFNFLGRTYRVTAQADYQYRDEREDIARLRTRSSSGAIVPLGSMVTLRETTAPDRIVRYNLYPAADINGDTKTGFSSGQSIATMERIARETLPPGFGFEWTDIAYQQKAAGNTIVYIFPLCVLFVFLALSAQYESWILPLAVILIVPLCLLCAVFGIWLREMDNNILVQIGFIVLIGLACKNAILIVEFAKAEEDTGKSPFQAAVDACRLRLRPILMTAFSFILGVIPLVIATGAGSEMRQALGTAVFSGMLGVTLFGLFLTPVFYVVLRKMATRRNLPDPEHENRVTAPQTVIENQS is encoded by the coding sequence ATGAAGTTCCCTCATTTCTTTATTGATCGTCCCATTTTTGCATCCGTGCTATCGATGGTTGTGCTACTGGTGGGAAGCCTGGCTTACTTCCTGTTGCCTGTCGCGCAGTATCCGGAAGTCGCGCTCCCCACGGTTGTCGTCCGTGCCAGCTATCCGGGAGCCACACCTGATACAATCTCTAAAACAGTCGCCACTCCCCTGGAACAGGAAATCAACGGCGTCGACAATATGGTTTACATGGATTCGCAGGCAACAACTGACGGCTCTATGACACTGACCGTTTCCTTCGCTCTGGGAACCGACGTTGACCAGGCCCAGGTGCTCGTGCAAAATCGTGTCGCCATCGCAGAGCCGACTCTTCCCGCCGAAGTGCGTCAGATCGGGGTTACCACACGCAAAAGTTCGCCCGACCTGATGATGGTGATCCACCTCTATTCACCCGACGATTCCCGGGATCAACTCTATATCAGTAATTATGCCTACCTGCAGATTCGCGATATCCTGTCCCGTCTGGACGGTGTAGGAGACATTCAGGTTTTTGGAGGAACACAATACAGCATGCGGGTCTGGCTGGATGTGGAACGCCTGGCAGCACTCGACCTGACTCCTGGTGATGCCGTACAGGCTATGCGCCAGCAGAATATTCAGGTTGCAGCAGGAGTCATCGGACAACAGCCACTACCTGAAACCAAAGAAGCATTTCAGGTAAATGTGAACACACTCGGTCGGTTGCAAACTGCAGAAGAATTTGGCGAAATCATCCTGAAAACAGGCGAGGAAGGACGTCTCGTGCGGCTGAACGACGTTGCGCGAATTGAGCTGGGGGCTACCGACTATTCCGTCCGCAGCTATCTAGGCGACAAAAACGCCGTCGCCCTGGCCATGTTTCAGCGCCCCGGCTCAAATGCGGTCGCGACGGCAGAACGCATCATCAGCAAAGTCGAAGAACTTTCACAACAGTTTCCCCCCGGATTAAAACACGAAGTCATTTACAATCCGACCGCGTTTGTGGAAGAATCGATCGACGAGGTTTTTTCCACACTCTGGCAGGCAGGCCTGCTGGTCACGCTCACTGTATTTGTCTTTTTGCAAAACTGGCGTTCCACCATTGTGCCCACCATTGCTATCCCGATTTCACTGGTCGGTACTTTTGCCGTCATGCATGCCATTGGCTTCAGCTTGAATAACCTCTCACTGTTTGGACTGGTCCTTGCCATCGGTATCGTCGTAGACGATGCCATCGTGGTCGTCGAGAATGTCGAACGACTGATTGCGACCGGGCTTTCGCCTCGAGACGCAACTCGAAAAGCAATGGACGAAGTCGGTTCAGCATTGATCGCAACGACGCTGGTTTTAATCGCTGTTTTCGTACCCACTGCTTTTATTGCCGGAATCAGCGGACAGTTTTATCGACAGTTCGCCATCACCATTGCTGTTTCGACAGCTATTTCTACATTTGTATCTTTAACGCTTACCCCCGCAATGTGTGCGTTGCTGTTACGCCCTCCCAGAAAGGCTGCTGATAAAACGGCTTCAGCCAGCCGCTACCGTCTGATTCGTGGCCTGGTCTACCTGCGCGATCTTCCCTTCTACCTGTTTAACAAAGTTTTTGATTTCACCAGCGAACTTTATGCAGGCATCGTCTCACGCGTGTTACGCTTGAGCTTCCTGATGCTGATTGTGTATGTCGGACTATTGGGATTGACGTGGTTCGGTTTTACAAAAGTTCCCAGTGGTTTTATTCCGGCGCAAGACCAGGGTTATCTGATTATTGCAATTCAATTGCCCCCTGGAGCAAGCCTGAATCGAACCGATAAGGTCACACGACAGATTACCGATATGGCACTGGAAGTACCTGGTGTTTCAAATGCAGTGTCGTTTGTCGGTTTTTCAGGGGCAACGCGCGCCAACAGCTCCAACTCAGCCGCTATCTTCCCTGTACTCGAAGACGCTAAGCTCCGTGCCACGAAAGGACAATCGGTCGAAACAGTCCTGGCAGAACTCCGCAAGCGGGTAAGTGTAATTGAAGATGCCAACGTATTCGTCATCCCCCCACCTCCTGTCCGTGGGATTGGAACGGGGGGCGGCTTTAAAATGCAGATCCAGGATAAGTCAGGCGCCGGTATGATTGCATTACAGGATGCCACCAATGCAGTGATCAACCAGGCAAGACAGGAACCGGGACTGGTCCAGGTATTTACGAACTTTACGATCGGGACGCCTCAATATTATGCTGATATCGACCGTACTAAAGTCCGCATGCTTGATGTTCCCATCAGTAATGTCTTCGACGCTTTACAGATTTACCTTGGTTCGTCTTATGTGAACGACTTTAATTTCCTGGGACGTACGTATCGCGTAACGGCACAGGCGGATTATCAATATCGTGATGAACGCGAAGATATCGCCCGGTTGCGTACCCGCAGCAGCTCCGGCGCGATTGTTCCACTCGGATCAATGGTCACACTCCGTGAAACAACGGCACCGGATCGAATCGTCCGTTACAATCTTTACCCGGCAGCTGATATCAACGGAGATACAAAGACCGGCTTCAGTTCCGGGCAATCCATCGCCACCATGGAACGTATTGCCCGGGAAACCTTACCACCGGGATTTGGCTTCGAATGGACCGATATCGCGTACCAGCAGAAAGCCGCGGGAAATACGATCGTTTATATCTTCCCGTTGTGTGTGCTGTTTGTATTTCTGGCGCTTTCCGCTCAGTACGAGAGCTGGATCCTGCCACTTGCGGTTATCCTGATCGTGCCGCTCTGCCTGTTGTGCGCTGTCTTTGGAATCTGGCTGCGAGAGATGGATAATAATATTCTGGTACAGATCGGCTTTATCGTGTTGATCGGCCTGGCTTGTAAGAATGCGATTCTAATCGTCGAGTTCGCCAAAGCAGAAGAAGATACAGGCAAGAGTCCATTTCAGGCAGCCGTCGATGCCTGCCGGTTACGTTTACGGCCAATTTTAATGACCGCCTTTTCCTTTATTTTAGGTGTAATTCCACTCGTGATTGCCACTGGCGCCGGTTCGGAAATGCGACAGGCACTGGGCACGGCAGTTTTCAGCGGTATGCTGGGAGTCACTCTATTTGGACTGTTTCTGACCCCCGTATTTTATGTCGTGCTGCGAAAAATGGCCACCCGTCGAAATCTCCCCGACCCGGAACACGAAAATCGCGTTACTGCTCCACAGACTGTTATCGAAAACCAGTCATAA
- a CDS encoding efflux RND transporter periplasmic adaptor subunit: MSRVTLFVLLIQTLILTACNENAAPPVAPPPAKVTTARPLVLPVIEWDEYTGRLAAIDAVEVRARVSGYLQSTHFEEGQLIEKGDLLAIIDPRPFVAELNAAQARLEEANARLAESKSLLKQSQAERADAAALLTLADQRVSRVQQLARKNATTQDDVDVSKSEKLQAEANLAAADAMIESSNARIKTSEAAIETAKANLEAAELNIQYTQIRAPISGRISRRYVTEGNLISGGSEQSTLLTNIVSVNPIHCYFDADEQAFLKYARLSREGTRKSSRDVKNPVYMRLIDEKGFPHIGHMDFVDNRIDPNTGTMRGRAIFSNDDDRLTPGLFAEVRLPGSGRQNSILIPDSAIGSDQSEKYVYLVDTEKQIRRQAVELGPIAKGLRVIRSGLDGSELIVTHGLQRIFPGVTVDPTLETLKAASESGLPDDYRPVPPEKWLSRRSAPAPPGISSNIHQAGARTSARSIGGQ; the protein is encoded by the coding sequence ATGTCGCGAGTGACATTGTTCGTATTATTAATTCAGACATTGATTTTAACTGCCTGTAACGAGAACGCCGCTCCTCCGGTTGCTCCGCCTCCCGCCAAGGTCACCACTGCCCGGCCTCTGGTTTTGCCAGTCATCGAATGGGACGAATACACCGGACGCCTGGCAGCTATCGACGCTGTTGAAGTCAGGGCCCGTGTCAGCGGCTATCTGCAATCAACTCATTTTGAAGAAGGTCAGTTGATCGAAAAAGGAGATCTGCTGGCGATTATTGATCCACGCCCGTTTGTTGCAGAATTGAACGCCGCCCAGGCAAGGTTAGAAGAAGCCAATGCCAGGCTGGCTGAATCGAAATCATTGCTGAAACAGTCACAGGCGGAACGAGCGGATGCCGCCGCCCTGTTAACTCTGGCGGATCAGCGCGTCAGCCGCGTTCAGCAACTGGCACGTAAAAACGCCACGACACAGGATGATGTCGATGTCAGTAAAAGTGAAAAATTACAGGCGGAAGCCAACCTGGCAGCAGCCGATGCCATGATTGAATCCTCGAATGCCCGAATTAAAACTTCTGAAGCAGCCATCGAAACAGCGAAAGCAAACCTGGAAGCAGCAGAGTTAAATATACAGTACACTCAAATTCGGGCCCCCATCAGCGGACGCATCAGTCGACGCTATGTAACGGAAGGTAACCTGATCAGTGGAGGCTCAGAACAATCGACACTTTTAACGAATATCGTCTCAGTCAATCCTATCCATTGTTATTTCGATGCAGACGAACAGGCCTTTCTCAAATATGCCCGTCTCTCACGTGAAGGAACCCGTAAAAGCTCGCGGGATGTTAAAAATCCGGTCTATATGAGATTGATCGATGAAAAAGGATTCCCCCATATCGGTCATATGGATTTTGTAGACAATCGCATTGACCCCAATACTGGAACGATGCGCGGCCGCGCCATCTTCTCAAATGATGATGACAGGCTCACTCCCGGGCTGTTCGCAGAAGTCCGCCTGCCTGGCAGTGGTCGCCAAAACTCTATTCTCATTCCCGACAGTGCCATTGGCAGTGATCAGTCAGAAAAATATGTGTATCTGGTTGATACTGAGAAACAGATCAGACGACAAGCCGTGGAGTTAGGGCCTATCGCCAAAGGTTTAAGAGTGATCCGCTCCGGTCTGGACGGATCGGAACTCATCGTGACACACGGGTTGCAACGCATATTCCCTGGCGTCACCGTCGATCCCACTCTGGAAACACTCAAAGCAGCCTCTGAATCCGGTTTACCTGATGATTATCGACCGGTACCACCAGAGAAATGGCTCTCGCGCCGTTCTGCTCCTGCACCACCTGGAATTTCTTCAAACATTCATCAGGCAGGCGCTCGAACATCAGCTCGATCAATTGGGGGTCAATAA